The following are encoded together in the Acinetobacter radioresistens DSM 6976 = NBRC 102413 = CIP 103788 genome:
- the dapD gene encoding 2,3,4,5-tetrahydropyridine-2,6-dicarboxylate N-succinyltransferase, translating to MTQLSTIIEQAFENRANFTAADCPSEVRQAVEEAIKGLDNGTLRVAEKIDGEWIVHQWLKKTVLLSFKLNDNKPIESCDLRFYDKVETKFSGWTEEQFKEAGVRVVPPAVARRGSFQAKNVVLMPSYVNIGAYVDEGTMVDTWATVGSCAQIGKNVHLSGGVGIGGVLEPLQANPTIIEDNCFIGARSEIVEGVIVEEGSVISMGVYIGQSTKIYDRETGEIHYGRVPAGSVVVPGNLPSKDGTYSLYAAIIVKKVDAQTRAKTSLNDLLRAD from the coding sequence ATGACTCAGCTTTCAACTATTATTGAGCAGGCCTTTGAAAACCGCGCCAACTTTACCGCAGCAGATTGTCCCTCAGAAGTGCGTCAAGCTGTAGAAGAAGCCATTAAAGGTCTGGATAACGGTACACTGCGAGTAGCTGAAAAAATTGATGGTGAATGGATTGTTCATCAATGGCTGAAGAAAACGGTCTTATTATCTTTTAAATTAAATGATAATAAGCCAATCGAATCATGTGACCTACGTTTTTATGATAAAGTCGAGACCAAATTTTCTGGCTGGACTGAAGAGCAGTTTAAAGAAGCCGGCGTACGTGTAGTACCACCTGCTGTAGCTCGCCGTGGTAGTTTTCAAGCTAAGAATGTGGTTCTTATGCCTTCTTATGTGAATATTGGTGCCTATGTTGATGAAGGCACAATGGTGGATACATGGGCAACTGTAGGTTCATGCGCACAGATCGGTAAAAATGTTCACTTGTCGGGTGGTGTTGGTATCGGTGGTGTACTTGAACCGCTTCAGGCCAACCCGACTATCATTGAAGATAACTGTTTTATCGGTGCACGTTCTGAAATTGTTGAAGGTGTTATTGTTGAAGAAGGTTCTGTCATTTCAATGGGCGTTTACATCGGCCAATCTACCAAGATTTATGACCGTGAAACTGGCGAAATCCATTATGGCCGTGTTCCTGCAGGTTCAGTTGTTGTACCAGGGAACTTGCCATCTAAAGATGGAACATACAGCCTTTATGCTGCAATTATCGTGAAAAAGGTAGATGCTCAGACACGAGCTAAAACCAGTCTAAATGACCTGCTTCGCGCTGACTAA
- the queC gene encoding 7-cyano-7-deazaguanine synthase QueC, protein MRSRAIVLLSGGLDSTTCLAWAQARYECIAISFMYGQRSTTELDAAKALTQRAGVEHRVINIDLGNLGGSALTDHNIDVPVQEQSGIPVTYVPARNTIFLSYALAAAEVFDAEAIVIGINAVDYSGYPDCRPEFIEAFANMARLATKVGVEGKPLKFETPLLHLSKANIIRLGIEHGVDYSQTVSCYQADDQGRACGQCDSCRLRKQGFQEAGIEDPTRYIP, encoded by the coding sequence ATGCGCTCGCGTGCAATTGTCTTATTATCTGGTGGATTAGATTCAACAACCTGTCTGGCTTGGGCACAGGCACGTTATGAGTGTATCGCTATTAGCTTTATGTATGGTCAGCGTTCAACTACTGAACTGGATGCAGCTAAAGCACTTACTCAGCGTGCCGGCGTAGAACATCGCGTTATTAATATTGACCTGGGCAATCTGGGTGGTTCGGCACTGACAGATCATAATATTGATGTCCCTGTACAGGAACAGTCAGGCATACCCGTAACTTATGTTCCTGCCCGTAACACCATCTTCTTGTCTTATGCCTTGGCAGCTGCAGAAGTATTTGATGCAGAGGCTATAGTAATCGGGATTAATGCCGTAGATTATTCAGGTTATCCGGATTGTCGTCCTGAGTTTATTGAAGCATTTGCCAATATGGCGCGCTTGGCCACTAAAGTGGGAGTAGAAGGCAAACCTTTAAAATTTGAAACACCCCTGTTACATTTATCTAAAGCGAATATTATACGTTTGGGCATTGAACATGGCGTAGACTATAGCCAGACGGTTTCCTGCTATCAGGCAGATGACCAAGGACGTGCTTGTGGACAATGTGATAGCTGCCGACTTCGTAAACAAGGTTTCCAAGAAGCAGGTATTGAAGACCCTACACGTTATATACCGTAA
- a CDS encoding CysB family HTH-type transcriptional regulator: MNFQQLRIIRETVRQNFNLTEASAALYTSQSGVSKHIKDLEDELGVQLFIRKGKRLLGLTEPGQSLLNIVERMLVDAENIKRLADDFNKVDEGTLTIATTHTQARYVLPPIVNQFKKAFPKVHLILQQASPVEISEMLLQGEADIGIATESLTTEENLASVPYYTWEHSIITPQHHPLTQLENIRLEDLANYPIITYHGGFTGRSKIDKAFEAANIEVDIVMSALDADVIKTYVELGMGVGIVNNVAYDAERDYRLKQIQTDIFGLNTTWLAVRKGHLLRGYGYEFISLCSPEADIKALKKVAYPEE; this comes from the coding sequence ATGAACTTTCAGCAACTTAGAATTATTCGGGAAACGGTAAGACAGAATTTCAACCTGACTGAAGCCTCAGCGGCACTCTATACATCACAGTCAGGTGTTAGCAAACACATTAAAGATCTTGAAGATGAACTGGGGGTACAGCTTTTTATTCGTAAAGGTAAGCGTCTGCTAGGTCTGACAGAACCTGGCCAATCTCTTTTAAATATTGTTGAACGTATGCTGGTCGATGCAGAAAATATCAAGCGGTTAGCTGATGATTTCAACAAAGTTGATGAAGGTACACTTACCATTGCTACCACTCATACCCAAGCGCGTTATGTACTTCCACCGATTGTTAACCAGTTTAAAAAAGCTTTTCCCAAAGTTCATCTCATCCTGCAACAAGCCAGTCCGGTAGAGATTTCAGAAATGCTCTTACAGGGGGAAGCTGATATTGGCATTGCTACAGAATCATTGACAACAGAAGAAAATCTGGCCAGTGTTCCATATTATACATGGGAACATAGCATTATTACTCCACAGCATCATCCCTTAACCCAACTGGAAAATATTCGTCTAGAAGATCTGGCTAACTATCCAATCATTACTTATCATGGCGGTTTTACTGGACGCTCTAAAATTGACAAGGCTTTTGAAGCAGCCAATATTGAAGTTGATATAGTAATGTCTGCACTTGATGCAGATGTTATTAAAACTTATGTAGAACTCGGTATGGGGGTAGGCATCGTTAATAACGTCGCTTATGATGCAGAGCGCGACTATCGCTTGAAACAGATTCAAACTGATATTTTTGGTTTAAATACCACTTGGTTAGCAGTTCGTAAGGGACATTTGTTACGTGGTTATGGTTACGAGTTTATTTCGTTGTGTTCACCTGAAGCTGACATAAAAGCACTCAAGAAAGTGGCCTATCCAGAAGAGTAA
- a CDS encoding peroxiredoxin, producing the protein MSTEDIKLPDHVFPTANGEINLSEVPSAWLVLYFYPKDSTPGCTTQALEFTELKDQFDAMGATVVGISRDSVKSHQNFTNKQELQIELVSDADEILCKHFDVIKEKNMYGKKVMGIERSTFLFHNNQLMKSYRKVTAAGHAAQVLDDIRTMSEVE; encoded by the coding sequence ATGAGTACTGAAGATATTAAATTACCTGACCACGTATTCCCAACCGCAAATGGTGAGATCAACTTATCTGAAGTGCCATCTGCATGGTTGGTTCTCTATTTCTATCCTAAAGATTCTACACCCGGCTGTACTACTCAGGCCCTTGAGTTTACTGAATTAAAAGATCAGTTTGATGCTATGGGCGCTACTGTCGTGGGTATCTCTCGTGATTCAGTCAAATCTCACCAGAATTTTACCAATAAGCAGGAACTGCAAATTGAACTAGTCAGTGATGCAGATGAAATCCTGTGCAAACATTTTGATGTCATTAAAGAAAAAAATATGTATGGCAAAAAAGTTATGGGTATCGAGCGTTCTACCTTCCTGTTCCATAACAACCAGCTAATGAAGAGTTACCGTAAAGTCACCGCAGCTGGTCATGCTGCTCAAGTATTAGATGATATCCGCACAATGAGTGAAGTGGAATAA
- the queE gene encoding 7-carboxy-7-deazaguanine synthase QueE, giving the protein MNPLRSSVIPVSDPAAGLRITEIFYSLQGEANAAGLPTVFIRLTGCPLRCTYCDTTYSFEGGVRQSLEEIIATARSYNTPYICVTGGEPLAQPNCLVLLQRLCDLGHKVSLETSGALDVSKVDPRVSKVLDLKTPSSGEVIRNLMSNLEFLTSNDQIKFVICNRDDYQWAKEQLALYSLEQKVSTVWFSPAFAVEKGAAQLPKLARELAQWILDDQLPVRFQLQLHKLLWNDETGR; this is encoded by the coding sequence ATGAATCCCTTACGTTCTTCCGTTATTCCAGTGTCTGATCCGGCAGCTGGTTTACGTATTACGGAGATTTTTTATTCGTTGCAGGGAGAAGCAAACGCTGCGGGGTTACCAACAGTATTTATTCGTCTGACTGGCTGCCCTTTACGTTGTACCTATTGCGATACGACCTACTCTTTTGAAGGAGGGGTACGTCAGTCACTTGAAGAAATCATTGCAACTGCCCGAAGTTATAATACACCTTACATCTGTGTAACCGGCGGAGAACCGCTGGCACAACCGAATTGTCTGGTTTTACTACAACGTTTATGTGATTTAGGACATAAGGTTTCTTTAGAAACCAGTGGTGCACTCGATGTATCTAAAGTTGATCCACGCGTATCAAAAGTTCTAGACTTAAAAACTCCAAGTTCTGGAGAAGTTATACGTAACTTAATGTCAAATCTAGAATTTCTGACTTCAAATGATCAAATCAAGTTTGTTATCTGTAACCGTGATGATTATCAATGGGCCAAAGAGCAGCTTGCGCTGTACTCCCTAGAACAGAAAGTCAGTACAGTCTGGTTCTCTCCTGCGTTTGCAGTGGAAAAAGGTGCAGCCCAATTACCTAAACTGGCTCGTGAATTAGCACAGTGGATTCTAGATGACCAGCTTCCCGTTCGCTTTCAGTTACAACTACACAAGCTACTTTGGAATGATGAAACTGGCCGTTAA
- the carO gene encoding ornithine uptake porin CarO, with protein MKALRVLATATVLTAFAGSALAADEIIVTEEGVSTFSFFKPASVRAEVGTTGYGGAISYNANPYVGVTLGYNGGDISWSDDLSVNGSDYDIDMDNNNVYLNAEIRPWANWFYMAAGVAYVDNDYDLDRRVGADEKFSVNGTEFRAGADGARINGQLSYKNNLAPYVGIGFSPAITNRWGVFGEIGAFYNGNPNVNLTASGTAITTEPGTDFATAVEREERDIENDNKYEWLPVAKLGVSFRF; from the coding sequence ATGAAAGCTTTAAGAGTTTTAGCGACCGCTACTGTTTTAACCGCTTTTGCAGGTTCTGCATTGGCAGCTGATGAAATAATTGTCACTGAAGAAGGGGTTTCAACTTTCTCTTTCTTTAAACCTGCTTCAGTACGTGCAGAAGTTGGTACTACTGGTTACGGTGGCGCGATTTCATATAATGCCAATCCGTATGTTGGTGTAACTTTAGGTTACAACGGTGGAGATATCTCTTGGTCAGATGACTTATCTGTAAATGGTTCAGATTATGACATCGATATGGATAACAATAATGTTTACTTAAATGCTGAGATTCGTCCTTGGGCAAACTGGTTCTATATGGCTGCTGGGGTAGCTTATGTAGATAATGATTATGATTTGGATCGTCGTGTAGGTGCTGATGAAAAATTTAGTGTAAATGGTACTGAATTCCGTGCAGGAGCTGACGGTGCCCGTATTAATGGTCAACTTTCTTATAAAAATAATTTAGCACCGTATGTAGGGATTGGTTTCTCTCCAGCGATTACTAACCGTTGGGGCGTATTTGGTGAAATCGGTGCATTTTATAATGGTAACCCAAATGTCAACTTGACAGCTTCTGGTACAGCTATCACTACTGAGCCTGGTACTGACTTTGCTACAGCAGTTGAACGTGAAGAACGTGATATTGAAAATGATAACAAATATGAATGGTTACCAGTAGCTAAACTGGGTGTAAGCTTCCGCTTCTAA
- the cysW gene encoding sulfate ABC transporter permease subunit CysW, which yields MSLTTNSNALAEKLQSRDATREAAWVRYLLLTIGLLFFLSCLVLPLILVFVEAFKQGVGVYFQALVHPDTLSAVKLTLLTAAIAVPLNVVFGVAAAWCVAKFNFRGKSILTTIIDLPFSVSPVIAGMMLVLIFGSQGWLGEWLIDNDIKILYATPAIVLATIFITVPFVARELIPLMESQGNEEEEAAIVLGASGWQTFWKVTLPNIKWGLLYGVILCNARAMGEFGAVSVVSGHIRGETNTLPLHVEILYNEYTFSAAFAVSSLLALLAIVTLILKTWVELGQEKQAKRNDDSASS from the coding sequence ATGAGTTTAACCACCAATAGTAATGCACTGGCAGAAAAACTGCAGTCACGCGATGCGACCAGGGAAGCAGCTTGGGTACGCTATCTATTACTCACTATCGGTCTGCTATTTTTTCTAAGCTGTCTGGTTCTTCCTCTTATTCTGGTATTCGTTGAAGCTTTTAAGCAGGGTGTCGGGGTTTACTTTCAGGCGCTGGTCCATCCGGATACTTTATCTGCAGTCAAACTGACTTTATTGACAGCAGCGATTGCAGTACCTCTTAATGTAGTCTTTGGCGTAGCTGCTGCATGGTGTGTAGCCAAATTTAACTTTAGAGGCAAGTCTATTCTGACCACCATTATTGATCTGCCCTTTTCGGTTTCGCCTGTTATTGCCGGTATGATGCTGGTCCTAATTTTTGGATCTCAAGGCTGGCTGGGAGAATGGCTGATAGATAACGATATTAAAATTTTGTATGCCACTCCTGCGATTGTTTTAGCCACAATATTTATTACTGTGCCATTTGTAGCACGTGAACTGATTCCATTAATGGAATCACAAGGTAATGAAGAGGAAGAAGCTGCAATTGTACTGGGTGCGTCTGGCTGGCAGACCTTCTGGAAAGTGACTTTACCCAATATTAAATGGGGTCTGCTTTATGGCGTAATTTTATGTAATGCACGAGCTATGGGTGAATTTGGCGCAGTTTCAGTTGTATCTGGTCACATCCGTGGGGAAACCAATACATTACCCCTGCATGTCGAAATTCTTTATAACGAATATACCTTCAGTGCCGCTTTTGCTGTGTCATCACTACTGGCATTACTGGCAATTGTGACATTAATCCTGAAAACCTGGGTAGAACTCGGGCAGGAAAAACAAGCTAAGCGTAATGATGATTCAGCCTCTTCTTAA
- a CDS encoding nicotinate-nicotinamide nucleotide adenylyltransferase, with translation MSYTFDYLVFIGRFQPFHYAHLQTVQVALSQSQYVILALGSAQNERNLKNPFTASEREEMILSNFSPEDQKRIIFVHVIDVYNDEKWVKQVKALVNQVVQTGSKIGLIGHFKDASSYYLKLFPEWTMVELESLEGAISATPLREAYYQGIIKTEAFPAGSQNFLKNFQHGLVYRQLQQKYKEQDYSNIQ, from the coding sequence ATGTCATATACTTTTGATTATCTTGTCTTCATCGGGCGTTTTCAGCCTTTTCATTATGCACATTTGCAGACGGTACAGGTTGCCTTAAGTCAAAGTCAGTATGTGATTCTGGCTTTGGGTTCAGCTCAAAATGAACGGAATCTCAAAAATCCATTCACAGCTTCTGAACGTGAAGAAATGATATTGTCCAACTTTTCACCAGAAGATCAGAAGCGAATTATTTTTGTTCATGTCATTGATGTCTACAATGATGAAAAATGGGTAAAGCAGGTTAAAGCTTTAGTTAATCAGGTGGTTCAAACTGGCTCTAAAATTGGTCTGATCGGCCATTTTAAAGATGCATCATCATATTATCTGAAACTATTTCCAGAATGGACGATGGTTGAACTGGAGAGTCTGGAAGGTGCCATTTCTGCGACGCCACTGCGCGAAGCCTATTATCAGGGTATAATTAAAACAGAAGCTTTCCCGGCGGGTTCACAAAATTTTTTGAAGAATTTCCAGCATGGTCTGGTGTACCGTCAGCTACAGCAAAAATATAAAGAGCAGGACTATAGCAATATACAGTAA
- a CDS encoding sulfate/molybdate ABC transporter ATP-binding protein, translating into MSIQVKNIEKHFGAFHALKNISLDFPEGQLVALLGPSGCGKTTLLRIIAGLESADGGQVLLEGSDATDVHVRERQVGFVFQHYALFRHMSVFDNIAFGLRVRPRSTRPSEAEIKKRVTRLLDLVQLGFLADRYPAQLSGGQRQRIALARALAVEPRVLLLDEPFGALDAKVRKELRRWLRTLHDELHITSIFVTHDQEEALEVADQIVVMNKGNIEQIGSPREVYEKPATPFVFDFLGQANRFEGQYQQGIIQIGQDRIQLPHSVEVAQGKVVAFARPDELRIHAQPQDNTIQATFLREIWIAGNVVAELQDRNGNLIEITLSPEEVKQHQFRAQQNVWISASALHLFEDQVA; encoded by the coding sequence ATGAGTATTCAAGTTAAAAATATTGAAAAACACTTTGGTGCATTCCATGCACTAAAAAATATTTCACTCGATTTTCCTGAAGGTCAACTGGTTGCCCTGCTTGGCCCTTCAGGTTGTGGTAAAACGACTTTACTCCGGATTATTGCCGGTCTTGAATCGGCAGACGGCGGACAGGTTCTGCTAGAAGGTAGCGATGCGACTGATGTACATGTTCGTGAACGTCAGGTAGGTTTTGTATTTCAGCATTATGCGCTATTTAGACATATGAGCGTATTTGACAATATTGCTTTTGGCTTGCGTGTACGTCCCCGCAGTACTCGACCATCGGAAGCTGAAATTAAAAAACGGGTAACCCGCCTGTTAGATCTGGTGCAATTAGGATTTCTGGCAGATCGTTATCCAGCCCAACTTTCAGGTGGACAACGTCAGCGTATTGCTTTAGCGCGTGCGCTTGCAGTAGAACCGCGAGTTTTATTATTAGATGAGCCTTTCGGTGCGCTTGACGCGAAAGTTCGTAAAGAGTTACGTCGCTGGTTACGAACTTTACATGACGAACTTCATATCACTTCCATCTTTGTTACCCATGATCAGGAAGAAGCGCTTGAAGTTGCTGATCAAATCGTGGTGATGAATAAAGGTAATATTGAACAGATTGGTTCACCTCGGGAAGTCTATGAGAAACCAGCTACGCCATTCGTATTTGACTTCTTGGGTCAGGCCAACCGTTTTGAAGGACAATATCAGCAAGGCATTATCCAGATCGGACAAGACCGTATCCAACTTCCTCATAGTGTAGAAGTTGCACAGGGAAAAGTGGTTGCATTTGCACGTCCTGATGAATTACGTATTCACGCTCAACCGCAAGATAATACAATTCAGGCAACATTTCTGCGTGAAATCTGGATTGCTGGTAATGTTGTAGCAGAATTACAGGACCGCAATGGTAATCTGATTGAAATCACGCTTTCACCAGAAGAAGTAAAACAGCATCAGTTCAGGGCACAGCAGAATGTATGGATCAGTGCTTCTGCCCTACACCTGTTTGAAGATCAGGTCGCGTAA
- the cysT gene encoding sulfate ABC transporter permease subunit CysT translates to MLQRSRVLPGFGLSLGFTLAYLSLIVLIPLSAVFIKSLGIGWDGLWEILSSERILKSLQLSFTTALLAAFINVVFGLLLAWCLVRYSFPGKRLVDALIDLPFALPTAVAGIALTSLYAPTGWIGQYLEPLGIQVAYTPIGITLALIFIGLPFVVRTVQPVLSDVETELEEAASALGATRFQTITKIILPILFPALLTGFALAFARGVGEYGSVIFIAGNQPFETEIAPLMIISRLEEYDYAAATTIAVVMLLISFAILFLINLLQAWASRRTGRTAR, encoded by the coding sequence ATGTTGCAGCGTTCCCGAGTGCTGCCAGGATTTGGTCTTTCTTTAGGCTTTACCCTTGCTTATCTGTCTTTAATTGTTCTGATCCCTCTTTCTGCGGTATTTATCAAGTCGCTAGGTATTGGCTGGGATGGTTTATGGGAAATTCTGAGTTCAGAGCGTATTTTAAAATCTCTGCAGCTCAGTTTTACGACTGCATTGCTGGCCGCTTTTATTAATGTTGTTTTTGGATTACTACTGGCTTGGTGTCTGGTACGTTACAGTTTTCCAGGAAAACGGCTGGTAGATGCCTTGATCGATCTGCCTTTTGCGCTACCTACTGCAGTTGCAGGTATTGCCTTAACTTCTCTTTATGCACCCACTGGCTGGATTGGACAGTATTTGGAGCCTTTAGGCATTCAGGTCGCTTATACCCCTATCGGAATTACACTGGCACTGATTTTCATTGGTCTACCTTTTGTCGTGCGCACGGTACAACCAGTTTTAAGCGATGTAGAAACTGAACTGGAAGAAGCGGCTTCTGCATTAGGTGCAACCCGTTTTCAGACTATTACTAAAATTATCTTACCTATTCTATTTCCAGCTCTTTTAACCGGTTTTGCACTTGCTTTTGCTCGGGGAGTGGGCGAATACGGTTCTGTAATTTTTATTGCAGGCAATCAGCCTTTTGAAACCGAGATTGCTCCCCTTATGATTATTTCACGGCTGGAAGAGTATGATTATGCGGCTGCGACCACTATTGCTGTGGTTATGCTCTTAATTTCATTTGCGATTTTATTTCTGATTAATCTGTTGCAGGCCTGGGCCAGCCGTCGTACCGGGAGAACCGCAAGATGA